A window of Picosynechococcus sp. PCC 7003 genomic DNA:
GTATTCGCTGTGATGTTGGCCGGAATTTTTTAATACTGTAGCGATTTCAGGATCATCTTGCGGCGCTAGGTTTAGATGAAACATTCTTCTCGATATTCTGATGATTGGCAGGCGATCGCCTTACAAGTAAAAGAGGATGCAGACTGGCGCTGTGAACTCTGTGGCCTGGTGTGTATTCCGTCGGATGTGAAAGTCAAAGGCATTGATCGCCACCTACGGGCTGTTTTAACCTTAAGCGTCCACCACAAAAATTACATCCCCGAAGACAATCGCCGGGAAAATCTCATTGCCCTTTGCTC
This region includes:
- a CDS encoding HNH endonuclease yields the protein MKHSSRYSDDWQAIALQVKEDADWRCELCGLVCIPSDVKVKGIDRHLRAVLTLSVHHKNYIPEDNRRENLIALCSACHLRQHQRRYGSLPLGQLSLFGEA